The Paraburkholderia sabiae genome includes a region encoding these proteins:
- a CDS encoding LysR family transcriptional regulator: MELSDIDLNLLVLFQRLMQERRVATVAEQMNMSQPGVSNALAKLRRRLGDPLFVRGPGGVVPTPFALRLAEPVSQALATLHAALNPMSGFDPLRAMRTMTIGMTDIGEVVFLPALLERLSREAPGVALNTVRNSSVNLSNEMADGRVDLAIGLLPQLKGGFYQRRLFGQRYVCLFRRGHPLEDVPLTLAAWREAEHLVVVSAGTGHGQVDERLKRRGVRRQVRLTVPHFMSVGFILQRTDLIATVPERLALQLAAPFSLSMRALPLSLPAAPIHLLWHARAHQDEANRWLRGVVVDLFTDTGTPARKAKSVKM; the protein is encoded by the coding sequence ATGGAACTGAGCGACATCGACCTCAATCTGCTGGTGCTGTTCCAGCGGCTGATGCAGGAACGGCGCGTGGCGACTGTCGCCGAACAGATGAACATGAGCCAGCCCGGCGTCAGCAATGCGCTCGCCAAGCTTCGTCGTCGGCTTGGCGATCCGCTGTTCGTGCGCGGGCCGGGCGGCGTGGTCCCGACGCCGTTCGCGCTGCGTCTAGCGGAACCCGTCTCGCAGGCACTTGCCACGCTGCATGCGGCGCTCAATCCGATGTCGGGTTTCGATCCGCTACGCGCAATGCGAACGATGACGATCGGTATGACCGATATCGGCGAAGTCGTGTTTCTGCCTGCGTTGCTCGAACGGCTTTCGCGAGAAGCGCCGGGCGTCGCGCTCAACACTGTGCGCAACTCGAGCGTCAATCTGAGCAACGAAATGGCCGATGGTCGAGTGGATCTGGCTATCGGCTTGCTGCCGCAACTCAAAGGTGGTTTCTATCAGCGTCGCCTGTTCGGTCAGCGCTATGTGTGTCTGTTCAGGCGTGGTCATCCGCTAGAGGACGTACCGCTCACGCTCGCTGCGTGGCGCGAGGCCGAGCATCTCGTCGTCGTGTCGGCAGGCACAGGTCACGGTCAGGTCGATGAACGGCTGAAGCGGCGCGGTGTACGTCGTCAGGTGCGACTGACGGTGCCGCACTTCATGAGCGTCGGCTTCATCCTGCAACGCACGGATCTGATTGCTACTGTGCCGGAGCGATTGGCATTGCAACTGGCCGCTCCGTTCTCGCTCAGCATGCGCGCGTTGCCATTGTCGCTGCCCGCCGCGCCGATTCATCTGCTCTGGCACGCACGGGCTCATCAGGATGAGGCCAATCGATGGCTGCGCGGTGTGGTGGTCGATCTGTTCACGGACACGGGAACGCCTGCGCGCAAGGCAAAATCCGTCAAGATGTGA
- a CDS encoding SDR family oxidoreductase — protein sequence MNWQDQKVVVLGGSSGVGLATVSWLAAAGASVVAVGRNQEKLDKALDGLEGHGRVVGEALDCTDRAALDRFFSRVGPVDHLVLTLSGGEGGGQFSELDLTALRRGFEAKFWPQLEAAQAGLPSLRRGGSLTFVTAISARIANPGTAGLGAINGALESMIGTLARELAPLRVNAVSPGVIDTAWWDKMPASVKTELFAQQVETLPVRRVGKPEDVAHALRFLMENGFMTGAVIECDGGLRLL from the coding sequence ATGAACTGGCAAGATCAGAAAGTCGTGGTGCTGGGCGGTTCTTCGGGCGTTGGATTGGCAACGGTGTCGTGGCTGGCGGCTGCCGGCGCGAGCGTCGTCGCGGTCGGGCGCAATCAGGAAAAGCTCGACAAGGCGCTCGACGGCCTCGAAGGACATGGGCGTGTGGTCGGCGAAGCACTCGACTGCACTGACCGCGCCGCGCTCGACCGTTTCTTCTCGCGCGTGGGTCCGGTCGATCATCTGGTGCTGACGCTCTCGGGTGGCGAAGGCGGCGGCCAGTTCAGCGAACTGGATCTGACCGCCCTGCGTCGCGGCTTCGAGGCCAAATTCTGGCCGCAACTCGAAGCGGCGCAGGCCGGCTTGCCGAGCCTTCGCCGCGGCGGCAGTCTGACGTTCGTGACTGCCATTTCCGCTCGCATTGCCAATCCCGGCACGGCTGGCCTCGGCGCCATCAACGGCGCGCTAGAAAGCATGATAGGCACCCTTGCACGTGAACTTGCGCCGCTGCGCGTCAACGCCGTTTCGCCGGGTGTGATCGATACGGCGTGGTGGGACAAGATGCCCGCGAGCGTCAAGACGGAACTGTTCGCGCAGCAAGTTGAAACGCTTCCCGTCAGACGCGTCGGCAAGCCGGAAGACGTCGCGCACGCGCTGCGGTTTCTGATGGAAAACGGCTTCATGACAGGAGCCGTCATCGAATGCGATGGGGGTTTGCGGCTGCTTTGA
- a CDS encoding FAD-dependent monooxygenase: MRKMDLKIAIVGAGIGGLTLALALREHGIDAQLYEQTDELREVGAAVALSANATRFYDRMGLRSAFEGVCAEVPGLIYRDGRSGEVIGHHRGAPSYREQFGGSYWGIHRADLQAVLSNAVGLERIKLSHRLVDLVQHDDRVSLSFDNGQQIDADLVIGADGARSITRRWMLGYDDALYSGCSGFRGVVPAESMDLLPDPETIQFWVGPGGHLLHYPIGDKGDQNFLLVERHPSPWPSRDWVMPASEGEQLRLFKDWHPAVVQMITAVPISQRWGLFHRPPLGRWSKGRVTLIGDAAHALVPHHGQGANQSIEDAVVLAAQLGKAGPGPGNWRAAQEAYERLRRGRTRKVQYASISTADVLHLPDGPAAQARNARLGDRDGVLNHLHWIHGFDALTDEPNERQGGTWL; the protein is encoded by the coding sequence ATGCGGAAGATGGACCTGAAGATTGCTATCGTCGGCGCCGGCATCGGCGGACTGACGCTTGCGCTTGCGCTGCGCGAACACGGCATCGATGCGCAACTCTACGAGCAGACCGACGAGTTGCGAGAAGTGGGCGCGGCCGTCGCGCTCTCGGCCAACGCGACGCGCTTTTACGATCGTATGGGACTGCGTTCGGCTTTCGAAGGCGTCTGCGCGGAAGTGCCCGGCCTGATCTATCGCGATGGCCGCAGCGGTGAAGTCATCGGCCATCATCGCGGCGCGCCAAGCTATCGCGAGCAGTTCGGCGGCTCGTACTGGGGCATTCATCGCGCCGATCTGCAGGCAGTGTTGTCGAACGCTGTCGGCCTCGAACGCATCAAGCTCAGTCATCGGCTCGTCGATCTCGTGCAGCACGACGACCGCGTGAGTTTGAGCTTCGATAACGGTCAACAGATCGACGCCGATCTCGTGATCGGCGCGGACGGCGCGCGCTCGATCACACGACGCTGGATGCTCGGCTATGACGACGCGCTGTATTCGGGTTGCTCGGGCTTTCGCGGCGTGGTGCCGGCAGAGAGCATGGATCTGTTGCCCGATCCCGAGACGATCCAGTTCTGGGTCGGACCTGGCGGCCACCTGCTGCACTATCCGATCGGCGACAAAGGCGACCAGAATTTTCTGCTGGTCGAGCGTCATCCGTCGCCGTGGCCTTCGCGCGACTGGGTCATGCCCGCCAGCGAGGGCGAGCAACTGCGTCTGTTCAAGGACTGGCATCCCGCCGTCGTGCAGATGATCACGGCAGTGCCGATCAGCCAGCGCTGGGGGCTGTTCCATCGTCCGCCGCTCGGACGCTGGAGCAAAGGCCGCGTGACGCTGATCGGCGATGCCGCGCATGCGCTCGTGCCGCATCACGGCCAGGGCGCGAATCAGTCGATCGAAGATGCCGTCGTGCTGGCGGCTCAGTTAGGCAAGGCCGGCCCCGGCCCCGGCAACTGGCGCGCGGCTCAGGAAGCCTACGAACGTCTTCGCAGAGGCCGCACGCGCAAGGTGCAGTACGCGTCGATCTCCACGGCGGACGTGCTGCATCTGCCGGATGGACCGGCCGCGCAGGCGCGCAACGCCCGCCTCGGCGACCGCGACGGCGTGCTAAATCACCTCCACTGGATTCACGGTTTCGACGCGCTCACGGATGAGCCGAACGAACGTCAGGGCGGCACGTGGCTTTGA
- the argC gene encoding N-acetyl-gamma-glutamyl-phosphate reductase produces the protein MSAPIVFIDGDQGTTGLQIHERLRNRTDLSLLTLADAERKDPLRRAEAINACDIAILCLPDAAARDAVGSIENPAVRVIDASSAHRTQPDWTYGFPEMSTGQAERIANARRVTNPGCYPTGAIGLLRPLLQAGLIPGDYPVSIHAVSGYSGRGRAGVEEHEGQGAANAPLFQVYGLELAHKHTPEIQQHAGLGQRPIFVPAYGAFRQGIVLTVPIELRLLAPGVDGAALHACLAKHYADAAHVQVLPLHESSALKHLDPQALNGTNDMRLSVFPNMEHGQVLLSAVFDNLGKGASGAAVQNLNLMLR, from the coding sequence ATGAGCGCTCCCATTGTTTTCATCGACGGCGATCAAGGCACCACCGGATTACAGATCCACGAACGCTTGCGCAACCGGACCGACCTCAGTTTGCTCACGCTTGCGGATGCGGAGCGCAAAGATCCGCTGCGTCGCGCGGAAGCCATCAACGCGTGCGACATCGCGATTCTCTGTTTGCCCGATGCAGCCGCGCGCGATGCCGTGGGTTCGATCGAGAATCCTGCTGTCAGAGTCATCGACGCAAGCTCCGCCCACCGCACGCAACCGGACTGGACGTACGGCTTTCCGGAAATGTCGACGGGACAGGCTGAGCGCATCGCGAATGCGCGTCGGGTGACCAATCCTGGCTGTTATCCGACGGGAGCGATAGGCTTGCTGCGTCCGCTCTTGCAGGCTGGCCTCATACCAGGCGACTACCCTGTGAGCATTCATGCCGTATCCGGCTATTCCGGACGCGGGCGGGCGGGCGTGGAGGAACACGAGGGGCAAGGCGCCGCCAACGCGCCATTGTTCCAGGTATATGGACTGGAACTCGCGCACAAACACACTCCGGAGATCCAGCAGCACGCCGGGCTCGGGCAGCGTCCCATCTTCGTGCCCGCGTATGGTGCGTTTCGTCAGGGCATCGTGCTGACGGTGCCGATCGAATTGCGGCTGCTGGCACCGGGCGTCGATGGCGCCGCCTTGCACGCATGCCTCGCAAAACATTATGCGGACGCGGCTCATGTGCAAGTGTTGCCGCTGCATGAATCGTCCGCCTTGAAGCACCTTGATCCGCAAGCGCTGAACGGTACGAACGACATGCGCCTGAGCGTGTTTCCCAACATGGAACACGGGCAGGTCCTGTTGTCCGCGGTTTTCGATAACCTGGGCAAGGGCGCATCGGGCGCTGCGGTTCAGAACCTGAACCTGATGCTCAGGTAG
- a CDS encoding LysR family transcriptional regulator: protein MREISLDRLRTLVAIAERGSFADAARALNLAPPTVSLHIAELEDRIGAPLLSRKRGQVRPSAIGEVLVERARRLLADTEQALDDIQRQVQGLEGRVRIGASTGVIAHLLPQALEVLLQDHPAIDVQVAVLTSHETLSRLADGTLDVGLVALPQSPVAGLTIKPWRRDPVMAFLPAHWRCPARITPEWLASQPLILNDATTRLSRLTVEWFATAGHHPVPRIQLNYNDAIKSLVAAGYGAALLPHEASTPIPDSRIVMRPLRPALWRRLGIAHRSGYVERSTQHVLDVLWDLRLK from the coding sequence ATGCGAGAGATCAGCCTGGACCGTTTGCGCACGCTCGTCGCGATTGCCGAGCGTGGCTCGTTTGCCGATGCGGCGCGTGCATTGAATCTGGCGCCGCCGACCGTCAGCCTGCATATCGCCGAACTCGAAGACCGCATCGGGGCGCCGCTCCTGTCACGCAAGCGCGGACAGGTCAGGCCGTCGGCGATAGGCGAGGTGCTGGTGGAGCGCGCGCGTCGGCTGCTGGCCGATACGGAGCAGGCGTTAGACGATATTCAACGTCAGGTGCAGGGGCTCGAAGGGCGCGTGCGGATCGGTGCGTCGACGGGCGTGATTGCGCATCTGCTGCCGCAGGCGCTCGAAGTGCTGCTTCAGGACCATCCCGCAATCGACGTTCAGGTTGCAGTGCTCACGTCGCATGAAACGCTGTCCAGACTGGCGGATGGAACGCTGGATGTCGGACTGGTCGCGTTGCCTCAGTCTCCTGTGGCCGGGCTCACGATCAAGCCCTGGCGTCGCGACCCCGTGATGGCCTTTTTGCCGGCGCATTGGCGTTGTCCTGCGCGCATTACGCCTGAATGGCTCGCGTCCCAACCGCTCATTCTCAACGACGCGACCACGCGCCTTTCGCGTCTGACGGTGGAGTGGTTCGCGACCGCAGGGCACCATCCCGTGCCGCGCATTCAGCTCAACTACAACGATGCGATCAAGAGTCTGGTCGCGGCAGGTTATGGCGCAGCGCTGCTGCCGCATGAGGCGTCGACGCCAATACCCGACAGTCGCATCGTCATGCGTCCGCTGCGTCCGGCGTTGTGGCGTCGACTGGGCATTGCACATCGCTCCGGATACGTCGAGCGTTCCACGCAACACGTACTCGATGTCTTGTGGGATCTGCGATTGAAGTAG